The genomic region CCATTTTCGCTGTCTTTCCTGCTTCATACATTTACGTTACGGTTGTGTAAAAGTTTCATCAAACTCATCATTTGTAAGTATTTCATTCACTCAAGCCTTACTCGAGAGCAATACAAaggttttatatataaaatgtatctCTTTATATTGCTCTTAAACTctttcatttaaatttaattattatttaaatagttcAATTGATTATTGAAAATTAGCCCTTATTCATTCCTCCACAGAGGCTACCCCTGGTACCCAGCTTTAATAATCGACCCAAAAATCCCAAAAGGCTTCATCTACAACGGCGTTCCGCTCCCAGTACCGCCACAAGACGTGCTAAACCTCAAGAAAAACCATTCACACGAGCCAGTCCTCTACTTAGTACTATTCTTCGATGTCAAACGCACATGGCAATGGCTGCCGCCTAACAAGCTAGAACTTCTAGGGGTAGAGAAAAGCATAGATCAGGCTAAGCTGGTGGAATCTAGGAAACCGGCTGATAGGAAGGCGGTGAAGAAAGCCTACGGGGACGCGATGCAGTTCAGGAAGCAGGTGGATTGTGACAAATGACACAGGTTTAGATACAGGTCGAGGAGACCGAATAGGAACAGGACGTTCAGCTTCGGGAACTTCTCCATGATGCATATTAGGACGCCAGAGGATACGAGCGATTCCAGCGATTAATGTAGTTTTGAAATTTCTATGTCTTGAGGGTGAGTTAACTGTAGCACGTGCTCCCTATTAATTGGCACGAAGTGTAAAATTTACACtgtaaatgtcaagtttaagtttTCGATTTAGGCCGCTAGATAGCAGCAAAGGGCAGCCTCAAACTGTAGTGAGCTGACCTGCTTATTGGCGTGACCATGTACTATAACACATTACAATCTAAATCTGTTAATATCTGTTTATACAGGTAGCTCTTTGGGTCAGAAATATTACTAAAGTACATCTCTGTATCATATAATATTTTGAGAAGATAATTAAATAGTAAATAATTGAATAACTCAAAGTGAGATTGACTGGATTGTAGAATAATtcaaaggggtcatccattaattacgtcacacgaatttctaggttgtTTGACCCCAAGGAGACCCCTAGGAGGGGGGCCTCcttgtcacatttggcaaacccctcccacctagtgtgacgtcacattttttctacgaaatcgccaaatcgaattgagtaagtacctaagtattattaatattttatcaaaatatttttgacgatataattattagtaattttataacccaaaactgcttaggaaagaaaattaaacgaataaaaacgattatcgttttaaaaacttgttatttaaatgtacagcgaataaaataatttaaataaattttcggttactgatgaagttaaagtgacgtcacaaagtttgtgtctccccccttccccatgtcacaatatggcacattttcttgaccccctccctccccctaaacgtgtgatgtaattaatggatgaccccaaaTGCTAAGGATAGGAATGAGAAAATAATACCATTTGTAAAGAAGTTAATGTAAGTATAGGTACAGTTAGCATCAGAAATGGCTTAGTGGGCAATGTGTTTAAAAATTACCTGTTTTCGAGTAAATGCctattcagtttttttttattagccaatttagcaacttctgttgctgactgtgcTTTTTGGTGGGTAGTTGTATTATTATAACAACTGTTGTATCGACATGTTTACCTATTCAAGATAATAATGAAAACATTGCGAATAATAATAtcttcataacataataactataataacatttaaatcAAATATACGAGCATATATCTTATTCGAAAAGTAATTGGTAATCTCATCATGAATTTATGTATTCTAAATATGATAAAGAtaatatttaaatgtaattGTCCGGTTGCATAAATGGTTAACttgtgtaaatataaaatatttatcacttcaagttgtaaaatcaattcaatGTATTCATGAATAACATCAGCCTAATGTGACGTCACTATGAATGCAGCTGTAGATATAAACGTGGCCAAATTCAATATGTATTTGGCGAAATATTTGTAAAGATTTCAATTTAATGAAGGTTAAAAATACAACTGATTAGGAATACAGACAAGGGAAGTGGCGTTGTGGTTTACGGGGGTTGGTATTTTGTCTATTCTATGATAAAGTAGATAAGGTAATAGATATACGAGTATTGTAACTGGACTGATGGATGGAATGTAGAATGTACAGATAACTGACCCTCCTGCAAACAAGTTTCTATGCAgaggggtcagttatctctgcagcttactttACCTAAAGATAGATTGCTAATTCATACGTACACAGTTCGAAAGGGAGAGATCAAGATACGTACTGTTTTTTAACTCAATTGGCCTGATGACGAATTTTGAAATCCCTTTTATTATTGTCGGTACACTTGTATTGGTTCCGAAAAGCACAATATTTCAGCTATACTCATAagatttaacataaataatagcattttttttatagctAGTTTAAAGTAGTTTAAACCTCGCGCGAAAACGCCTTGCAAGCCATTTGTGACGTCATTATTTAGTTGTTGGAAGGGTGATAGACATTTTTTACATACTTACAGTTACGAATTTTCCCTTGAATCCGAATGATATTGTTAATTCAGCACCATATATTATGATTAGGGATGATAAATACATTACAAACATTAAtctcattttatacaaaaactctCACACGGTCCAATTTAAGATGAATTATTTAGATACATGCAAATTCTGAGTGAAAATCACCGAGCGCCGGTTTtactttttcatttttaattttttctggtTACGACAGCCACCATGGCAATGATAGttccattcagccaaataattaaaaaagttttctggtgaaatatcgtattatttagcattttaattatttaattataaattaatatttactttacatcgtgtaataatattttttggacgTAATAAATGTTTGGTGgcgaaataattttttttttgaacctcCAAACTCTTTGGTGAGGATGTATGGATTACGGTCAATGAGGTTGTCTATGCTGCTCTAAGAAATACGTCATGGATTGATGACGTCACTCCTTAGCTCGCTTCTGATTGGCGTTTCAGTTAAAATGGCTGAATGGAGaattttgcacttttattttatttaatatattaatcaTCCTAATGTTTATACTGAGATTGGGCCATTTTTTAGAACCATATTAACATATATGTTTCTTTGTAACCATTATTTCCATGATTCTTTGTTACTGTCATCAGGCCAATTGACAGGAAatagtttttttctttatttttagggtAAACTACACAATGATTTGCCCTTTACAGTCAATACCTATTTTTATGGGGAAATCGTCACTGTTgcgttaaaatatgtatgaaaGGTTATTATTGACGAGGTGCTGACATTATTATGGTAGTTACCCTATATAGCTTCGCTTTTCTTATACAGGCATGGTATACCCATCAAATAcatccacagacaagacatcctagactgagcatagtagtgCTACCcgctctgccacaaatatacggtagttttactccattttcgagtcagtgtttttgtgtgacgtccgtgtctttgaacagaccaatcacggcacggggctcgctcacctcgtcccccgcaccccatcagtatttttggcagcatcggtttcgtgaaataattgctctaaactccgtctagaggattcctagtctatgaaaaTTAGAATTTATATTCACACACATCTGAAAAGGCACTATTACTTAGTTTGAAGTTGTGAAAATATCTTATGTGACTTTCCAAAAAGTATCTTATTAgatgccataaggtaccttttgttaTAGAAAACCATTGCCTGTTACGTTGTATTtaagaatataatatttttgcacATGTCTGAGTGTTTTATATCCaccggttttagtttaagtttgcaatgtttttgtttttacgaTGTCATAATATTGTCGCCATTTGTAAGGCGTTTATTGTAAGTTGTTGTGTTATCAGTGTTTTATACTGGCTTTGTTTGTcgaaatatattaattaaaaggAAATTATGTTTTTTCTTCACCTTACTGAATTCACTATCAGGCCGGATTAACCATTCAGAGTACCGGCTATGCACAGGATAATAAAAGCTCCGAACGCGCACTAAAGAAAATGTTTCATAGAATGAAAATTTAAATACGATGTGCTAAAAAAGACAATCTGCATTGCCTAGGAGTACCGACATTGTTAATTTGGCCCTGTTCAGGTTCACTATGAACTCTTAAAGGAATTAATTACGAATGTTCATGTTCGGGCTTTACTATTTGTCAATTATTTACATCATACATAAGTAAAGACGGTTTTTTTACGAATGGAATCAatcatcgaacgagcgagcgaagcgaagcgaagttcttacattcaactttgaacacgcggctggctagtgGCACGTCctggcatttcgatgtttttaagctgaactgtcagaagatagtttgatacacaataacttaagtaaatttgttctaatttaaatgaaattgggtaaacgtgtagtcgagggcattatattttagtcattaaattatgagcaggctcgatcaaggggttattgagctagaagagcttagaaggccaaaaagctgtttgtgaggtgtcttgctattctggtcattttatttgcaagaaagtatggtcgagtttggtatcaaatgaaagtgctcggcttacacttttataatatcgtttttaaatttaccattttaaaataattagcaagataaaaataaaataaaataaacataatataggtatttgacatttgacaggaaatatttcggcttaccacagatacagtatcagttaagggctccacacaCCCTGCAATAAATcgtacgcggttttcgatcctttgacgactgcattcaattgatatttttggcgaaccgcgagttctcagttcggggcgaactactagttatatATATTGATAAAAAGGTACGGACGTAAAAGTTCCAAAGTTAAGTGTGTGGAGTCTCCATACGGTGTGATATCTATAAAATCCGTTAAGCCGTTTGAACTTGAACTGAAGCGTGTCAAGGAAATATCTACacatacaatagggtatttgactgtatttaaaataaattattttacaccatgcatgaaataatcaccagaagattaatagaaaaacgtagacagcagttatttttagacacaatttctattttaaaacccgtattaaACTATAAAGCGTAGGtaataatttgattgtgacgtcacatgctagtgtttcatataaattgcaTAGAAGCAAAtcaagcaaaatcgttttgacagttcgaaaaaagaaactgatttgactagcagTCAAACACCCTATATAACTTTGACTTATTTCTGTTGTTATACACAAATATTACCTACTTTGAAATTAAATCTAATAAAATCAAACGaacttgtataaataaataatttattacctaCGAAGTCTTATTGCTAGTCTTCTTGTAAACATACTCCTTGAAGTAGAAGTCCAGGAACAGGAACAGTATGAAGATGTTGTGTGGGAGGAACACCAGGGAGACCCATTTGGGGTACTCGCACGATGGCTCGAATAATACGTGCCCGAAGTGGAAGATTAGGAGGGCGAACTGCAGCTGAAATAAGGAAATAATtgctatcactacatagtatataaaaaaaaccggccaagtgcgagtcagactcgcgcacggagggttcaaaaaatagagcaaaacaagcaaaaaagaaaacaaacaaaaaaacggtcacccatccaagtactgaccccgcccgacgttgcttaacttcggtcaaaaatcacgtttgttgtatgggagccacacttaaatctttattttattgtttttagtatttgttgttatagcggcaacagaaatacatcatctgtgaaaatttcaactgtctagctatcacggttcgtgagatacagcctggtgacagacggacggacggacggacagcggagccttagtaatagggtcccgtttttaccctttgggtacggaaccctaaaaacagccctttatcgcccactgctgagcataggcctctcttctagtacgccacttgtcccggtcctgagctaatctcatccagaagccAGAAgcgacccgcaatcttccggttatgatgagtataaaacaaagttgcttcccgctgtctgtccctacgtatgcttagatctttaaaactacgcaacggattttgattcggttttttttaatagatagagtgattcaagaggaaggtttatgtataatttgttaacccgtgcgacgccgaggcgggtcgctagttagcatataaaataaattataaactgatggTAGGAAGATTACAATCTAACCCGACctaacctaaagtgtcattctatggaacttgctaactatgtaaacaaaagtcactagtaaattgacattcagagacgatttcaatatggcggtttgtttacaaagttagcaagttccatagaatgacactacgTGAGATTGCAAACTAACGTCTGCACAATCTTAAAGTGTCAGACAAAATGAGAAGAGAAGCATGAAAGTATTAGTAGTAGGACACTTACAATCTGCAGCTGAGTGATGTACTTTTTCCACCAGCGGCGCACCCACTGCGGCCGCACCACGGAGATCAGGTAATACGTGTACATCACCGTGTGTACCACGGAGTTGATGAAACCTAGCATCACCCCGTGACCACCTGTAAATACGCAAACATAATTATATGAATGTTTCATATGATACGCGCATTTAGACGTAGCTCAGCCAGAAATGAGCCCAGTGTCTCATACCTGGCACATATTTGTTACCGACGAACCCGAGCAGGCACATGCCGAGGTGGTGGTACACGTGCAGGAACGACACTTGTGAGAACTTCTTGCGCAGAATGAAGAACACCTGAGAACCAacaaaagtatttattttatttatttaaacttttttgcaCAAAGAAAGAAAGATGTAGGTACAaatggcgaacttaatgccaaaaggcattctctaccagtcaaccattgggtcaaacagagACATAAGACATAAATGTTGGTGCAGGAGAGATTCATAAATTATAACTAGAAATGGAACCGATAagtcaaatattatatataaacataCAAAATTATGATTAAACATGTTTAGGTTGTAGTCTTTGTAAATACCTAATCCCTGTCAAATCACGAACCCCGCCATGCAGTGTTTACCTCGCGCGCAACTTGATTCGCTAGCTAGACTTTTGCTGAAGACGCTGGACAGCACTCGTCGACTCTTAGGGGTTATGACTGATGACATTTTATTATCATCAATATATTTTTCTTCATTTAAATCCAACTTTGATCAAAACCATCTCTTCCAATGGATAATCTGGTTTAACCATAAGGTTAACAGAACTATCAAGCACTTTAAACGCTAAATCATGGGCGCATGTGACTATCCTCAGTTACATGCATGAGGATGTGACGACGAAAGAGTAGCTATGACTTCAGACATTTTCGGCATCCAAAGAGAAACTGAAAACTATAGCCACTAAAGGGACCAGTCCGCcgaacgatatcggcctgtcagttgttcggaactgtcaacttttgcgtttaactgacacactgatatcgtccggcggactgttaatcagtgggccccttaaaattTCGCTTAGAGAGATAGAGAGAGCCTAACACACCGTATCCAGTAGATCTATAACTTTGATAACGTAGTACATGTAGACGTGGTGGATGACTATCTTCTCGAGTGGCGACTCGTCTGTTACCATCTTCTGGCACCAGACGCTGTAGTGCCCCGGCAGGTACAGGATGAACAGACACTGTGGACAAGTAGTTAGTTGTAACAAATCTTTTCTTGGAATTGCGTAATTTCTAATAACATTTTTCTCATCTGGGAAGACGCCTCAATCTTTAATTAGGTACTTGTATTACATTAGGTAGATTTTTTAAAAGACTGACTAGAAAGTGTTACAAGTTAAATTACCTATGTGTATATACATACAGATGTCCACAACGACACTGTAGTTAAATCTTCATAAAAAGAGTACGTAAGTAAGTCAATTAATTTTAAAGAGACACCATCTTTAGTTGTACTATAATATTAGTAAGATTTATATACTTACACGTATAGAGATGTACCCGGACAGATAAATctgtataatattatacagggtgataAGTTTCTTAAGCTCGAAGGGCGGCCGATTCTCCATCATGGCGGGGCCCCACTTTCGCACGAACTGGTGGTACAGGTACATGATTATCAGGATGGGGAACGGACTGGATACTAGGAAGAACTTTTTTGTCCGGGGATCTGAAAGAAGCAATACAGATAGAGTCCTACTGCGGCCGGCCTTGGGCACCCCCTCGACCACTGCCTCGTGAAGACACTCGATCAGTTTGTTTTAGCTCAAAAGACAAGGGTACATGTTCACAAAGATCACCCAGCCTCGTCTACGctaatttataattttgattCGAAATACGACAGCTGAAGTTGATTTCGCTGTACGTGTACATTATGCGGTAACTTTAGTTGtgaaaagttgacgtttgagaATCCATTTATCACAAAATATGTATAGTACCATCTAGTTCGGCTATCAAACTCGGAAGTACGATTTTTCCTTAGGATCTATAGGTACTTTACTACAATCAATACTTTACGCTTTATTTCATTTCCTTTGCACTGACTTGTTgtaaaattaaacttattattcCAAAAACTAAGTTGTACCAATAATATCTAGTTTTTCCCCTAGCTTGAAAAGTCAGATGGGCCAGATGGCAGGGTTCTTTTAATTCTCAACTAGAAAGTGCTATCAGGAAGCTATCAGTCTTTTAGGCATTGTCATGCATTGTAGACATGAATTTAGGgtaaaatatacagggtgcccattTGCCCATAAAATAATAAGATCGTGTCTCTTTCCcaaataaaactactttttgTCTGCAATTTTTATAGCAAACATTGATCTTGATATTATCTGATGCTTCATATGAACTAAATACTTATATTAGGTAGTacctaataggtactttaaataggtatataacaaAGTATTTTCCTCATACAAagttataagtattatattcaaaatatgcaagaattcCCTTACCATGCTACTTACATTGAGCATAATGTGTGACCTCCGGACCCGTGACATCAATCGATTATGCAGTGACTTAATATTCATTCTATTCTATAACGGCAACGTAAAAGTACCTGATAATCTGGTTCATTGTCTGAACTCCAACCGATGAcattatttattgaaaattataaGACCGCATAAGTATTTTCATAAACGTCACCTCGGGCCGTAATGTCCGTAATcgtaaataagcatttattcGCTACGGTGGCTGAAAAGGATCCTTTTCAACCAAGAG from Cydia amplana chromosome 19, ilCydAmpl1.1, whole genome shotgun sequence harbors:
- the LOC134656947 gene encoding very long chain fatty acid elongase AAEL008004-like is translated as MGTLINNITQFYHYVNEDLADPRTKKFFLVSSPFPILIIMYLYHQFVRKWGPAMMENRPPFELKKLITLYNIIQIYLSGYISIRCLFILYLPGHYSVWCQKMVTDESPLEKIVIHHVYMYYVIKVIDLLDTVFFILRKKFSQVSFLHVYHHLGMCLLGFVGNKYVPGGHGVMLGFINSVVHTVMYTYYLISVVRPQWVRRWWKKYITQLQILQFALLIFHFGHVLFEPSCEYPKWVSLVFLPHNIFILFLFLDFYFKEYVYKKTSNKTS